From Cyanobacteria bacterium QS_8_64_29:
GCCATGGTGCTGTGGCAGTACGGGCTGATCGATCCGGAGCAGCTTGATCGGATCTTCGACTGGCTGGAGCGAGCCTAGCGGAGGGCCATGAACGGCGGCATCACAGTCGTTAGCGAAAACCGCCAAGCCCGCTTCCTCTACGAGATCCAAGAAACTTACGAAGCGGGCATTCAGCTCACCGGGACCGAGATCAAATCCGTGCGGGCTGGGCGAGCCAACTTGCGCGATGGCTACGCGATCATTCGCAACCGCGAAGTCTGGCTGCTCAACGTCCACATTGCCCCGTTCCAAGGCAGCGGCCAGTACTTCAACCACGAGCCGCGCCGGACGCGCAAGCTGCTGCTGCACCGCCGCGAGATCGACAAGCTATCCGGCAAGATCCAACAGAAAGGGTTCACGCTCGTGCCCGTCAAGCTGTATCTGGCCCGCGGCCTGGCTAAAGTTAGCCTGGGCTTAGCCAAAGGCAAGAAAAAATACGACAAGCGCGAGACCATCAAACAGCGCGAGGCCGAAAAGGAAATGCAGCGCGTGGTCAAGCGCTTTTAGCCATCCTGCGATCGCGGCTTGCCAGTGCCGGGCTGGGCGTAGCTCGCCACCAGCGCCACGAGCAGCCACCAGAGCGTATTGACCTGCGGGCGGTACCAGACCGTATCGACCAAGCCGTGGGCCAGCAGCCCGGCCATGCCCGCCAGCGCGGCCATCAACCACCATCTCTGCGGGTGCCAAGTGGCGCGCAAGCGCGCCAGCTGTTGCTGAGCTTGGGCACCGAGGGTTGCTAGCAACCACAGAAAAGCAAGCAGTCCGGCTGCCCCCATCTCGACCGCGTGCTCGAGGAACACGGAGTAGGCACTGAGGGCGTTGTAGTTGGGCCGCTGGTAGAGCGGATAGATCTGGTTGAAGCTTTCGTGGCCGGGCCCAATGCCAATCAGCGGCCGATCGCGGATCATCTCCAGCACGGCCGCCCAGACGTTGATGCGAAAGTTATTGCTGCTGTTCTCGCGCCAGGCAAAAATGCTAGCAACGCGGGTGCGCAGCGGCTCCACCGTGGCTACAGCGCCCAGGATCAAAGCTGCTAGGGCGGCAGTGGCTGCTGGTAGCAGCCACCGGCGCCAAAATGGCGATAGGGCGGCATTCCACCAGTAGCGCAGCAGTAGCAAAAAGACCGCGACCAACGCCAGCATGCCAATCCAGCCGCCACGGCTGTCGGTCAGATAAAGGCAGCTGGCATTCGCAACGGTCATGGTGGCAGCCAGGGCCTTGGGCAGCCAGCGCCGCCAAGCCCAAACGGCGGCGAGGCTCAGGGCCAGGGCCGGGAGCAG
This genomic window contains:
- a CDS encoding SsrA-binding protein, which translates into the protein MNGGITVVSENRQARFLYEIQETYEAGIQLTGTEIKSVRAGRANLRDGYAIIRNREVWLLNVHIAPFQGSGQYFNHEPRRTRKLLLHRREIDKLSGKIQQKGFTLVPVKLYLARGLAKVSLGLAKGKKKYDKRETIKQREAEKEMQRVVKRF
- the ictB gene encoding putative bicarbonate transporter, IctB family, whose translation is MVPTVWQRLTLSQTPLARWRGASVLHWPVGAARAWRQGSWLLRWAQPLGVLLIGLVVALGPFVSTSLIGVLLIACGGYWGLLTLADDEPAQLTPIHLLVLAYWGVAAIAVAFSPVPEAALKGWATLTLYLLFFALAARILRAPHWRNRTIALVLHVSLAVSAYGIRQQSFGVDPRATWTDPDSTLAGTTRVYSFLGNPNLLASYLLPALALSLAAVWAWRRWLPKALAATMTVANASCLYLTDSRGGWIGMLALVAVFLLLLRYWWNAALSPFWRRWLLPAATAALAALILGAVATVEPLRTRVASIFAWRENSSNNFRINVWAAVLEMIRDRPLIGIGPGHESFNQIYPLYQRPNYNALSAYSVFLEHAVEMGAAGLLAFLWLLATLGAQAQQQLARLRATWHPQRWWLMAALAGMAGLLAHGLVDTVWYRPQVNTLWWLLVALVASYAQPGTGKPRSQDG